In Pocillopora verrucosa isolate sample1 chromosome 13, ASM3666991v2, whole genome shotgun sequence, one genomic interval encodes:
- the LOC131799007 gene encoding uncharacterized protein isoform X2, whose protein sequence is MNPYVYPPAPLHQPQQYQYQVQYTQQQPYYYVQQPSAQAQVFQAPQQYAQYGAVPNQTPQTAASVGQYPVQGYTQVAGAQQFVAANAPGQNVFTATVQVSQGHDQATAQKNAPIASEERPPPLPPEQIDSSSAAPPPLPPEPAPNSLSKVEQQITEAQKKYQEKYAEWQRQYAQWQAQHQNHPDQKQYQEWQQQMNQWTQHNQTLMQIKGGDKQPQPIQNQAAVGSVSTPAQVGTVVQQQQYQQYQQQPQHQQQPQHQQQPQHQQQPQHQQPQHQQPQHQQQQQQNQQQQQQNQQQQQQLYTQQTPFNQQQQFVHKQHQPVQVQWPQGNTSQNTPSQYNQQQNPNFLNQQQSQQQQQRWQSQYDQTKTSNWTQNQNNRNRQSSQIYNQGSSVPKIPGLMDIQPIRPQNDSKIQHKNELTSENSHLPKWMQFSKASAGTSESEQSSRLSQKSATAESKHVPKWLQSQQSSTNQQQHQGDDGMPRWLKEKLEKTEWDVKQDAAKKALQTKEAQKKQIPKWLQEGSLKSDQAETVSQGKPVPNWLGNSKPFPVGTQGEAHQTKPQIPKWLQVKLPAAPGNTVGQITPGGTSTKTASKWDKTERNTPSGTLGLSPGNLDPLKELEFLRKQQEQLQQLEKLEKQLKQTSTAPSAMGKSESTTTTSSSSVITSSQAEKATNVPWLQYSLAGQENDKSSSTVRNLKSTGKKQPCRFFPHCRFGNSCKFQHPPCKYGVRCEEDSCIFDHSEYSSNEQHAEESQYQGNFPDESESQSKGIVSLTGQGDQIPGIGDGEFSIVPVQTSDKTEEGDGDSKGIDNYQSSKYHQSQGDYMNVESNRHRGEEQPQVSVEGEQSVPTESKHNETEHFQQSEYHEHGWGQRDDWDRPQHFGERHPRDALPWDKEKPHQDSDRPPPPLGDGFLGWDREHPPTNRDGRPPPPTEGEYHDKDLDRRDWRPPVNRYDSGPRPPSPRNERDFGPFRHDRDRRPPFPPGNRDTETWPDQSGGRPPFPRDDWDRKISFPRDRPPFPVDLQEHPQERYGRRSPSERHNWEEQPPLVSGVEDQRPPFRDVKEGGLPVLGTEPDHLPHDIGAIDAFSKQDEQDKEGHQIPRETTDKVPPEMEGRDKPPYLRDERPRPPSPGRDWDRPPFPRDHWDRPPFPIDEWDRPPFPRDDRDRPPFPRDEWDHPPFPRDDREWPPHAREERDRRPFPRDERDFPFPPRGGRDRWPPPLRDERERWPPFPPGERDDFGWSSREHGPPERPMSPRGRDGHRGRHPFDEDERRRRMSPPPWPLVDHFRRRQSPHGDEFRGRPPPPEEFDRFDRPVPPPWDRERRDWRRPPEEERFRDLPHPVDRWRRSPSPHRELPDRFPPDRPREWERDGRRGPDDRFYDERPPPHRLPPMDDHYRDRPRYSEDHSLHDPAAYPPRPNDGRHPTEAPRMEKKPETVPVESILDPPGRDSRPDRIVIILRGPPGSGKTHVARLIKDKEVNNGAHAPRILALDDYFLMEVEKVEEDPETGKKVKKKVTEYVFEEEMEEAYRASLFKSFTKTLEDGFFPVVIVDAIHDKVEHFEKYWSHAKQKGFEVYVAELMADAHACAKRNSHNRTFEDINKMVSAWEETPVHHLRLDVRSLLQDAVITEVEMEAADESAVAASSEEMEKQQEPIEEEESEIQVPSRSKWEEMEPAEDKLNKLDGIRPMKSKRKREESPPLHLSDDDDPYDEREEDMRIGKKRVRWADLEEKKELEHRRRIGFCIGTDWSLLTDPHAEIPRM, encoded by the exons ATGAATCCCTACGTGTATCCACCAGCACCATTACATCAACCTCAGCAGTACCAGTACCAAGTACAGTACACTCAACAACAACCGTATTATTACGTTCAACAACCTTCTGCTCAAGCGCAAGTTTTTCAAGCGCCACAACAGTATGCACAATACGGAGCTGTCCCTAATCAGACTCCTCAAACAGCTGCTTCAGTAGGTCAGTATCCTGTACAGGGATATACTCAAGTCGCTGGCGCACAGCAGTTTGTGGCAGCTAATGCTCCGGGTCAAAATGTTTTCACCGCAACTGTTCAAGTCAGTCAAGGCCACGATCAGGCGACAGCACAAAAAAACGCGCCGATCGCGAGTGAGGAGAGACCACCGCCATTACCGCCGGAGCAGATTGATTCCTCTTCCGCTGCTCCTCCTCCTTTACCACCTGAGCCAGCACCTAATTCTCTATCAAAAGTTGAACAGCAGATCACCGAAGCCCAGAAGAAGTATCAGGAGAAGTACGCGGAATGGCAGCGGCAGTATGCCCAGTGGCAGGCTCAGCATCAGAACCATCCTGATCAGAAGCAGTACCAAGAGTGGCAACAGCAGATGAATCAGTGGACACAGCATAATCAAACCTTAATGCAGATAAAAGGAGGAGACAAGCAGCCTCAGCCAATTCAAAATCAGGCAGCCGTAGGAAGTGTGTCTACTCCAGCTCAAGTGGGCACAGTCGTACAGCAGCAGCAATATCAACAATatcaacaacaaccacaacatcaacaacagccACAGCATCAACAACAACCACAGCATCAACAACAGCCACAGCATCAACAGCCACAGCATCAACAGCCacagcatcaacaacaacagcaacaaaatcaacaacaacagcaacaaaatcaacaacaacaacaacagttgtATACTCAGCAAACTCCCTTCAATCAGCAACAACAATTTGTTCACAAACAGCATCAGCCTGTGCAAGTTCAATGGCCACAAGGTAATACTTCACAAAATACCCCAAGCCAGTATAACCAGCAACAAAATCCAAATTTTCTTAACCAGCAACAATcacaacagcagcaacaaagATGGCAGTCACAATATGATCAAACTAAAACATCGAACTGGACACAAAATCAGAACAATAGAAACAGGCAGAGTTCTCAGATTTATAATCAAGGTTCATCAGTGCCAAAAATCCCTGGTTTAATGGACATTCAGCCTATTAGGCCTCAAAATGACAGTAAAATTCAAcataaaaatgaattaacatCAGAGAACAGTCATCTCCCAAAGTGGATGCAGTTTTCTAAAGCCTCAGCTGGAACAAGTGAATCAGAGCAAAGTTCAAGATTGTCACAGAAATCTGCTACAGCTGAAAGTAAACATGTTCCCAAATGGCTACAATCTCAGCAGAGTTCTACAAATCAGCAACAACATCAAGGTGATGATGGTATGCCCAGAtggttgaaagaaaaacttgaaaaaactgAATGGGATGTGAAACAAGATGCAGCAAAGAAAGCTCTCCAAACCAAGGAGGCTCAAAAGAAACAGATTCCAAAATGGTTACAGGAAGGGTCTTTGAAAAGTGATCAAGCTGAAACTGTCTCTCAAGGGAAGCCAGTGCCAAACTGGCTTGGTAATAGCAAACCTTTCCCTGTTGGTACCCAAGGAGAGGCTCACCAGACAAAACCTCAGATACCAAAATGGCTTCAGGTTAAATTGCCTGCTGCTCCAGGAAATACTGTGGGCCAAATTACcccag GTGGAACTTCTACAAAAACAGCATCTAAGTGGGATAAAACAGAGAG AAATACACCTTCTGGGACACTTGGTTTAAGTCCTGGTAACCTAGATCCTCTGAAGGAGCTGGAGTTTTTACGCAAACAGCAAGAACAGCTTCAGCAACTTGAGAAACTGGAGAAACAACTGAAGCAGACATCAACTGCACCCAGTGCTATGGGAAAGTCAGAATCAACCACCACAACATCATCAAGTTCTGTTATAACCAGTAGCCAGGCTGAAAAAGCAACAAATGTTCCATGGTTACAATACAGTCTTGCAGGCcaggaaaatgataaatcaa gtagCACTGTAAGAAATTTAAAGTCTACTGGAAAAAAGCAACCCTGCAGGTTCTTCCCTCATTGCCGTTTTGGGAATAGTTGCAAATTTCAACATCCTCCTTGCAAATATGGTGTGAG ATGTGAGGAAGATAGCTGCATATTTGATCACAGTGAATATTCTTCAAATGAACAACATGCAGAGGAATCACAGTACCAAG GTAATTTTCCAGATGAGTCTGAGTCACAAAGCAAGGGTATTGTATCATTAACTGGTCAAGGAGATCAAATTCCTGGTATTGGAGATGGTGAATTTTCGATAGTGCCAGTGCAAACTTCAGATAAAACTGAAGAAG GAGATGGAGATAGTAAAGGCATAGATAATTATCAAAGCAGCAAGTATCAT CAATCACAAGGTGATTACATGAATGTTGAAAGTAATCGACACCGAGGAGAAGAACAGCCACAGGTTTCAGTGGAAGGAGAACAGTCTGTTCCTACTGAATCAAAACACAATGAAACAGAACATTTTCAGCAGTCTGAATATCATGAGCATGGCTGGGGTCAAAGAGATGATTGGGATAGACCACAACACTTTGGGGAGAGACACCCTAGGGATGCCCTTCCTTGGGATAAAGAGAAACCCCATCAAGATTCAGATAGGCCCCCACCACCTCTGGGTGATGGGTTTTTGGGGTGGGATAGAGAGCATCCTCCCACAAACAGAGATGGGAGGCCACCACCTCCAACAGAGGGGGAGTATCATGATAAGGACTTGGACAGAAGAGACTGGAGACCACCAGTCAATAGGTATGACAGCGGACCAAGACCACCTTCACCAAGAAATGAAAGGGACTTTGGACCTTTTAGGCATGATAGAGATAGGCGACCTCCTTTCCCACCAGGCAATCGTGATACAGAAACTTGGCCAGATCAGTCAGGTGGAAGACCTCCTTTTCCAAGGGATGACTGGGATAGAAAAATCTCCTTCCCAAGAGATAGACCACCCTTTCCAGTGGATCTTCAAGAACATCCTCAAGAACGATACGGCAGAAGGTCTCCATCAGAAAGACACAACTGGGAAGAGCAACCACCTTTAGTAAGTGGTGTGGAAGATCAGAGGCCACCCTTTAGGGATGTAAAGGAAGGGGGACTCCCTGTGTTAGGAACTGAGCCTGATCATTTACCACATGACATTGGTGCCATTGATGCCTTCTCAAAACAAGATGAACAAGACAAGGAGGGACATCAGATACCAAGAGAGACCACTGATAAAGTACCACCAGAAATGGAAGGGAGAGACAAACCACCGTATCTAAGAGATGAGCGACCCCGCCCTCCCTCCCCTGGACGTGATTGGGACAGACCACCTTTCCCACGAGATCATTGGGACCGTCCTCCTTTCCCTATAGATGAGTGGGACAGGCCCCCTTTTCCTAGAGATGACAGGGATCGACCTCCTTTCCCTAGAGATGAGTGGGATCATCCTCCTTTCCCTAGGGATGATAGGGAATGGCCACCTCATGCTAGAGAGGAAAGAGATAGACGTCCTTTTCCTAGAGATGAAAGAGATTTTCCATTTCCACCAAGAGGTGGCCGAGATCGTTGGCCACCACCTCTGAGGGATGAAAGAGAGAGATGGCCTCCCTTTCCTCCAGGAGAAAGGGATGACTTTGGATGGTCCTCTAGAGAACATGGTCCACCAGAGAGACCCATGTCTCCTAGGGGTAGAGATGGGCATAGAGGGAGACACCCATTTGATGAAGATGAGAGAAGAAGACGCATGTCTCCACCTCCTTGGCCACTAGTTGATCACTTCAGAAGGAGACAATCTCCACATGGTGACGAGTTTAGAGGCAGGCCTCCACCTCCTGAGGAGTTTGATCGTTTTGATCGCCCTGTACCACCACCATGGGATAGGGAGAGAAGAGACT gGAGAAGACCTCCTGAAGAAGAGAGGTTTAGAGACCTACCCCACCCAGTTGATAGGTGGAGAAGGTCACCTTCACCTCACAGAGAACTTCCAGATCGCTTTCCTCCTGATCGCCCCAGAGAGTGGGAAAGAGATGGCAGACGAGGACCAGATGATAG GTTTTATGATGAGCGACCTCCTCCACACAGATTGCCTCCAATGGATGATCACTACAGAGACCGACCTCGATACTCAGAGGACCATTCCCTACATGACCCTGCTGCCTACCCACCACGCCCTAATGACGGTAGACATCCGACTGAGGCACCACGGATGGAGAAGAAACCGGAGACTGTTCCAGTTGAGAGCATCTTGGACCCTCCAGGGCGTGACTCCAGACCAGACAGG ATTGTTATTATTCTTAGGGGACCCCCAGGGAGTGGAAAGACGCATGTAGCCAGGCTTATCAAG GACAAGGAGGTGAACAACGGAGCACACGCACCAAGAATCCTGGCCTTGGATGATTACTTTTTGATGGAAGTGGAAAAAGTAGAAGAAGACCCGGAGACCggaaagaaagttaagaagAAG GTAACAGAATATGTGTTTGAAGAAGAGATGGAGGAAGCTTACAGGGCTAGTCTGTTTAAATCATTTACTAAGACACTGGAAGATGGATTCTTTCCTGTGGTGATAGTCGACGCTATTCATGACAAG gtTGAACATTTTGAGAAATACTGGAGCCACGCAAAACAAAAAGGTTTCGAG GTTTATGTTGCTGAGTTAATGGCTGATGCACATGCGTGTGCTAAGCGGAACAGTCACAATCGGACGTTTGAGGACATCAATAAG ATGGTATCCGCTTGGGAAGAGACACCGGTCCATCATCTGAGACTTGATGTACGATCACTGTTGCAAGATGCTGTCATTACCGAG GTTGAGATGGAGGCAGCAGATGAATCAGCTGTGGCGGCCAGTTcagaagaaatggaaaaacagCAGGAACCAATAGAGGAAGAAGAG TCTGAGATACAGGTGCCTTCGCGCAGCAAATGGGAAGAAATGGAGCCGGCTGAGGACAAACTGA ataAACTTGATGGTATCCGTCCCATGAAAAGCAAGAGGAAACGAGAAGAGTCGCCGCCATTGCATTTGAGTGATGACGATGACCCGTATGATGAACGTGAAGAAGACATGCGCATTGGAAAGAAAAGG gttcGGTGGGCGGACCTGGAAGAGAAGAAAGAGTTAGAACACAGACGAAGGATCGGTTTTTGTATAGGTACCGACTGGAGCTTGTTAACGGATCCTCACGCGGAAATTCCTCGTATGTAG
- the LOC131799007 gene encoding uncharacterized protein isoform X1: MNPYVYPPAPLHQPQQYQYQVQYTQQQPYYYVQQPSAQAQVFQAPQQYAQYGAVPNQTPQTAASVGQYPVQGYTQVAGAQQFVAANAPGQNVFTATVQVSQGHDQATAQKNAPIASEERPPPLPPEQIDSSSAAPPPLPPEPAPNSLSKVEQQITEAQKKYQEKYAEWQRQYAQWQAQHQNHPDQKQYQEWQQQMNQWTQHNQTLMQIKGGDKQPQPIQNQAAVGSVSTPAQVGTVVQQQQYQQYQQQPQHQQQPQHQQQPQHQQQPQHQQPQHQQPQHQQQQQQNQQQQQQNQQQQQQLYTQQTPFNQQQQFVHKQHQPVQVQWPQGNTSQNTPSQYNQQQNPNFLNQQQSQQQQQRWQSQYDQTKTSNWTQNQNNRNRQSSQIYNQGSSVPKIPGLMDIQPIRPQNDSKIQHKNELTSENSHLPKWMQFSKASAGTSESEQSSRLSQKSATAESKHVPKWLQSQQSSTNQQQHQGDDGMPRWLKEKLEKTEWDVKQDAAKKALQTKEAQKKQIPKWLQEGSLKSDQAETVSQGKPVPNWLGNSKPFPVGTQGEAHQTKPQIPKWLQVKLPAAPGNTVGQITPGGTSTKTASKWDKTERNTPSGTLGLSPGNLDPLKELEFLRKQQEQLQQLEKLEKQLKQTSTAPSAMGKSESTTTTSSSSVITSSQAEKATNVPWLQYSLAGQENDKSSAKDHTKGSTVRNLKSTGKKQPCRFFPHCRFGNSCKFQHPPCKYGVRCEEDSCIFDHSEYSSNEQHAEESQYQGNFPDESESQSKGIVSLTGQGDQIPGIGDGEFSIVPVQTSDKTEEGDGDSKGIDNYQSSKYHQSQGDYMNVESNRHRGEEQPQVSVEGEQSVPTESKHNETEHFQQSEYHEHGWGQRDDWDRPQHFGERHPRDALPWDKEKPHQDSDRPPPPLGDGFLGWDREHPPTNRDGRPPPPTEGEYHDKDLDRRDWRPPVNRYDSGPRPPSPRNERDFGPFRHDRDRRPPFPPGNRDTETWPDQSGGRPPFPRDDWDRKISFPRDRPPFPVDLQEHPQERYGRRSPSERHNWEEQPPLVSGVEDQRPPFRDVKEGGLPVLGTEPDHLPHDIGAIDAFSKQDEQDKEGHQIPRETTDKVPPEMEGRDKPPYLRDERPRPPSPGRDWDRPPFPRDHWDRPPFPIDEWDRPPFPRDDRDRPPFPRDEWDHPPFPRDDREWPPHAREERDRRPFPRDERDFPFPPRGGRDRWPPPLRDERERWPPFPPGERDDFGWSSREHGPPERPMSPRGRDGHRGRHPFDEDERRRRMSPPPWPLVDHFRRRQSPHGDEFRGRPPPPEEFDRFDRPVPPPWDRERRDWRRPPEEERFRDLPHPVDRWRRSPSPHRELPDRFPPDRPREWERDGRRGPDDRFYDERPPPHRLPPMDDHYRDRPRYSEDHSLHDPAAYPPRPNDGRHPTEAPRMEKKPETVPVESILDPPGRDSRPDRIVIILRGPPGSGKTHVARLIKDKEVNNGAHAPRILALDDYFLMEVEKVEEDPETGKKVKKKVTEYVFEEEMEEAYRASLFKSFTKTLEDGFFPVVIVDAIHDKVEHFEKYWSHAKQKGFEVYVAELMADAHACAKRNSHNRTFEDINKMVSAWEETPVHHLRLDVRSLLQDAVITEVEMEAADESAVAASSEEMEKQQEPIEEEESEIQVPSRSKWEEMEPAEDKLNKLDGIRPMKSKRKREESPPLHLSDDDDPYDEREEDMRIGKKRVRWADLEEKKELEHRRRIGFCIGTDWSLLTDPHAEIPRM, from the exons ATGAATCCCTACGTGTATCCACCAGCACCATTACATCAACCTCAGCAGTACCAGTACCAAGTACAGTACACTCAACAACAACCGTATTATTACGTTCAACAACCTTCTGCTCAAGCGCAAGTTTTTCAAGCGCCACAACAGTATGCACAATACGGAGCTGTCCCTAATCAGACTCCTCAAACAGCTGCTTCAGTAGGTCAGTATCCTGTACAGGGATATACTCAAGTCGCTGGCGCACAGCAGTTTGTGGCAGCTAATGCTCCGGGTCAAAATGTTTTCACCGCAACTGTTCAAGTCAGTCAAGGCCACGATCAGGCGACAGCACAAAAAAACGCGCCGATCGCGAGTGAGGAGAGACCACCGCCATTACCGCCGGAGCAGATTGATTCCTCTTCCGCTGCTCCTCCTCCTTTACCACCTGAGCCAGCACCTAATTCTCTATCAAAAGTTGAACAGCAGATCACCGAAGCCCAGAAGAAGTATCAGGAGAAGTACGCGGAATGGCAGCGGCAGTATGCCCAGTGGCAGGCTCAGCATCAGAACCATCCTGATCAGAAGCAGTACCAAGAGTGGCAACAGCAGATGAATCAGTGGACACAGCATAATCAAACCTTAATGCAGATAAAAGGAGGAGACAAGCAGCCTCAGCCAATTCAAAATCAGGCAGCCGTAGGAAGTGTGTCTACTCCAGCTCAAGTGGGCACAGTCGTACAGCAGCAGCAATATCAACAATatcaacaacaaccacaacatcaacaacagccACAGCATCAACAACAACCACAGCATCAACAACAGCCACAGCATCAACAGCCACAGCATCAACAGCCacagcatcaacaacaacagcaacaaaatcaacaacaacagcaacaaaatcaacaacaacaacaacagttgtATACTCAGCAAACTCCCTTCAATCAGCAACAACAATTTGTTCACAAACAGCATCAGCCTGTGCAAGTTCAATGGCCACAAGGTAATACTTCACAAAATACCCCAAGCCAGTATAACCAGCAACAAAATCCAAATTTTCTTAACCAGCAACAATcacaacagcagcaacaaagATGGCAGTCACAATATGATCAAACTAAAACATCGAACTGGACACAAAATCAGAACAATAGAAACAGGCAGAGTTCTCAGATTTATAATCAAGGTTCATCAGTGCCAAAAATCCCTGGTTTAATGGACATTCAGCCTATTAGGCCTCAAAATGACAGTAAAATTCAAcataaaaatgaattaacatCAGAGAACAGTCATCTCCCAAAGTGGATGCAGTTTTCTAAAGCCTCAGCTGGAACAAGTGAATCAGAGCAAAGTTCAAGATTGTCACAGAAATCTGCTACAGCTGAAAGTAAACATGTTCCCAAATGGCTACAATCTCAGCAGAGTTCTACAAATCAGCAACAACATCAAGGTGATGATGGTATGCCCAGAtggttgaaagaaaaacttgaaaaaactgAATGGGATGTGAAACAAGATGCAGCAAAGAAAGCTCTCCAAACCAAGGAGGCTCAAAAGAAACAGATTCCAAAATGGTTACAGGAAGGGTCTTTGAAAAGTGATCAAGCTGAAACTGTCTCTCAAGGGAAGCCAGTGCCAAACTGGCTTGGTAATAGCAAACCTTTCCCTGTTGGTACCCAAGGAGAGGCTCACCAGACAAAACCTCAGATACCAAAATGGCTTCAGGTTAAATTGCCTGCTGCTCCAGGAAATACTGTGGGCCAAATTACcccag GTGGAACTTCTACAAAAACAGCATCTAAGTGGGATAAAACAGAGAG AAATACACCTTCTGGGACACTTGGTTTAAGTCCTGGTAACCTAGATCCTCTGAAGGAGCTGGAGTTTTTACGCAAACAGCAAGAACAGCTTCAGCAACTTGAGAAACTGGAGAAACAACTGAAGCAGACATCAACTGCACCCAGTGCTATGGGAAAGTCAGAATCAACCACCACAACATCATCAAGTTCTGTTATAACCAGTAGCCAGGCTGAAAAAGCAACAAATGTTCCATGGTTACAATACAGTCTTGCAGGCcaggaaaatgataaatcaagTGCTAAAGATCATACTAAAG gtagCACTGTAAGAAATTTAAAGTCTACTGGAAAAAAGCAACCCTGCAGGTTCTTCCCTCATTGCCGTTTTGGGAATAGTTGCAAATTTCAACATCCTCCTTGCAAATATGGTGTGAG ATGTGAGGAAGATAGCTGCATATTTGATCACAGTGAATATTCTTCAAATGAACAACATGCAGAGGAATCACAGTACCAAG GTAATTTTCCAGATGAGTCTGAGTCACAAAGCAAGGGTATTGTATCATTAACTGGTCAAGGAGATCAAATTCCTGGTATTGGAGATGGTGAATTTTCGATAGTGCCAGTGCAAACTTCAGATAAAACTGAAGAAG GAGATGGAGATAGTAAAGGCATAGATAATTATCAAAGCAGCAAGTATCAT CAATCACAAGGTGATTACATGAATGTTGAAAGTAATCGACACCGAGGAGAAGAACAGCCACAGGTTTCAGTGGAAGGAGAACAGTCTGTTCCTACTGAATCAAAACACAATGAAACAGAACATTTTCAGCAGTCTGAATATCATGAGCATGGCTGGGGTCAAAGAGATGATTGGGATAGACCACAACACTTTGGGGAGAGACACCCTAGGGATGCCCTTCCTTGGGATAAAGAGAAACCCCATCAAGATTCAGATAGGCCCCCACCACCTCTGGGTGATGGGTTTTTGGGGTGGGATAGAGAGCATCCTCCCACAAACAGAGATGGGAGGCCACCACCTCCAACAGAGGGGGAGTATCATGATAAGGACTTGGACAGAAGAGACTGGAGACCACCAGTCAATAGGTATGACAGCGGACCAAGACCACCTTCACCAAGAAATGAAAGGGACTTTGGACCTTTTAGGCATGATAGAGATAGGCGACCTCCTTTCCCACCAGGCAATCGTGATACAGAAACTTGGCCAGATCAGTCAGGTGGAAGACCTCCTTTTCCAAGGGATGACTGGGATAGAAAAATCTCCTTCCCAAGAGATAGACCACCCTTTCCAGTGGATCTTCAAGAACATCCTCAAGAACGATACGGCAGAAGGTCTCCATCAGAAAGACACAACTGGGAAGAGCAACCACCTTTAGTAAGTGGTGTGGAAGATCAGAGGCCACCCTTTAGGGATGTAAAGGAAGGGGGACTCCCTGTGTTAGGAACTGAGCCTGATCATTTACCACATGACATTGGTGCCATTGATGCCTTCTCAAAACAAGATGAACAAGACAAGGAGGGACATCAGATACCAAGAGAGACCACTGATAAAGTACCACCAGAAATGGAAGGGAGAGACAAACCACCGTATCTAAGAGATGAGCGACCCCGCCCTCCCTCCCCTGGACGTGATTGGGACAGACCACCTTTCCCACGAGATCATTGGGACCGTCCTCCTTTCCCTATAGATGAGTGGGACAGGCCCCCTTTTCCTAGAGATGACAGGGATCGACCTCCTTTCCCTAGAGATGAGTGGGATCATCCTCCTTTCCCTAGGGATGATAGGGAATGGCCACCTCATGCTAGAGAGGAAAGAGATAGACGTCCTTTTCCTAGAGATGAAAGAGATTTTCCATTTCCACCAAGAGGTGGCCGAGATCGTTGGCCACCACCTCTGAGGGATGAAAGAGAGAGATGGCCTCCCTTTCCTCCAGGAGAAAGGGATGACTTTGGATGGTCCTCTAGAGAACATGGTCCACCAGAGAGACCCATGTCTCCTAGGGGTAGAGATGGGCATAGAGGGAGACACCCATTTGATGAAGATGAGAGAAGAAGACGCATGTCTCCACCTCCTTGGCCACTAGTTGATCACTTCAGAAGGAGACAATCTCCACATGGTGACGAGTTTAGAGGCAGGCCTCCACCTCCTGAGGAGTTTGATCGTTTTGATCGCCCTGTACCACCACCATGGGATAGGGAGAGAAGAGACT gGAGAAGACCTCCTGAAGAAGAGAGGTTTAGAGACCTACCCCACCCAGTTGATAGGTGGAGAAGGTCACCTTCACCTCACAGAGAACTTCCAGATCGCTTTCCTCCTGATCGCCCCAGAGAGTGGGAAAGAGATGGCAGACGAGGACCAGATGATAG GTTTTATGATGAGCGACCTCCTCCACACAGATTGCCTCCAATGGATGATCACTACAGAGACCGACCTCGATACTCAGAGGACCATTCCCTACATGACCCTGCTGCCTACCCACCACGCCCTAATGACGGTAGACATCCGACTGAGGCACCACGGATGGAGAAGAAACCGGAGACTGTTCCAGTTGAGAGCATCTTGGACCCTCCAGGGCGTGACTCCAGACCAGACAGG ATTGTTATTATTCTTAGGGGACCCCCAGGGAGTGGAAAGACGCATGTAGCCAGGCTTATCAAG GACAAGGAGGTGAACAACGGAGCACACGCACCAAGAATCCTGGCCTTGGATGATTACTTTTTGATGGAAGTGGAAAAAGTAGAAGAAGACCCGGAGACCggaaagaaagttaagaagAAG GTAACAGAATATGTGTTTGAAGAAGAGATGGAGGAAGCTTACAGGGCTAGTCTGTTTAAATCATTTACTAAGACACTGGAAGATGGATTCTTTCCTGTGGTGATAGTCGACGCTATTCATGACAAG gtTGAACATTTTGAGAAATACTGGAGCCACGCAAAACAAAAAGGTTTCGAG GTTTATGTTGCTGAGTTAATGGCTGATGCACATGCGTGTGCTAAGCGGAACAGTCACAATCGGACGTTTGAGGACATCAATAAG ATGGTATCCGCTTGGGAAGAGACACCGGTCCATCATCTGAGACTTGATGTACGATCACTGTTGCAAGATGCTGTCATTACCGAG GTTGAGATGGAGGCAGCAGATGAATCAGCTGTGGCGGCCAGTTcagaagaaatggaaaaacagCAGGAACCAATAGAGGAAGAAGAG TCTGAGATACAGGTGCCTTCGCGCAGCAAATGGGAAGAAATGGAGCCGGCTGAGGACAAACTGA ataAACTTGATGGTATCCGTCCCATGAAAAGCAAGAGGAAACGAGAAGAGTCGCCGCCATTGCATTTGAGTGATGACGATGACCCGTATGATGAACGTGAAGAAGACATGCGCATTGGAAAGAAAAGG gttcGGTGGGCGGACCTGGAAGAGAAGAAAGAGTTAGAACACAGACGAAGGATCGGTTTTTGTATAGGTACCGACTGGAGCTTGTTAACGGATCCTCACGCGGAAATTCCTCGTATGTAG